GAACTTCCTGCAACTGCTGTCGGCCGTCGCCACCGAGACGCGCCGCTACGCCGACATCGTCGCCGGCACCGCCGCCAGCGTGCTCGATACCCGCAAGACCCTGCCGGGGCTGCGGCGGGCGCAGAAGTACGCGGTGCTCGTCGGCGGCGGCGCCAACCAGCGCATCGGCTTGTACGACGGCATCCTGATCAAGGAAAACCACATCATGGCCGCCGGCGGCATCGCCGAGGCACTGGCCGCGGCGCAGGCGCTGGCGCCGGCCGGGGTGTCGATCCAGATCGAGGTCGAAAGCCTGCTCGAGCTCGATGCGGCGCTTGCCGCCGGCGCGGCCAGCGTGCTGCTCGACAATTTCACCCTGCCGCAAATGGCCGACGCGGTGGCGCTCAGCGGCGGCCGGGCGCTGCTCGAGGCATCGGGCGGCGTCGACCTCGATACGCTGCGCGCGATCGCCGAAACCGGTGTCGACCGGATCTCGGTCGGCAAGCTGACGAAGGACGTGCGGGCGATCGATCTGTCGATGCGCTTCGTGCTGTGAGAGCCTGTTGACGATGAACCGCTACGCGCTCTGTCTGATCGCGTCGATGCTGATGGTCGGCAGCAATGTCGGCATCGGCAAGGCCATCGTCGCGACGATGCCGGTACTGCTGTTCGCGCTGCTGCGTTTCGTTGTTGGCGTCTCGGTGCTGTTGCCGGTGTTCCGGCTGTCGCGCCTGCGCCGGGTCAGCCGGGCCGAATGGTTCAACCTGTTCCTGCAGGCGCTGTTCGGCACCTTCCTGTTTACCCTGCTGATGCTCTACGGTGTGCGCCACACCAGCGCGCTGGCGGCCGGCGTGATCACCAGCACGATCCCGGCGGTGGTGATCCTGCTCGCTTGGGCCGTGCTGCGCGAAACGCCGAGCCGGCGCGCGCTGCTGGCGGTGGCGCTGGCGATGGGCGGCGTGCTGATCGTCAACGTCGCGCGCGGCGGCGGCAGCGACGGCGGTTCGCTGCTCGGCAACCTGCTGGTGCTCGGCGCGGTCTGCTGCGAGTCGCTGTATGTGATCCTGTCACGCCGGCTGACGCAGACGCTGCCGGCGATCGAGATCTGCGCGTATACGCATGCGATCGGCCTGCTGCTGATGCTGCCGTTCGGCGTGTCGGCGGCGTGGTCGTTCGACTTTGCCAGCGTCGACGCGGGTACCTGGGCGCTGGTGCTCTGGTACGGGCTGGCCGCCAGCGTGTTCTCGTTCTGGCTGTGGATGAAAGGCATACGCCACGTACCGGGGCAACTGGCCGGCGTGTTCACCGCGGTGCTGCCGGTTGCCGCGGCCGGCTACGGCATCGTTTTTCTCGGCGAGCAGCCGACGCTGGTCCATGGCATTGCGCTGGCCTGCGTGCTGGCGGGCATCGTCATTGCCAGCCTGCAGGCGCCGGCGAGGCCGATGCTGCCCGACGACGACGCCCCGCCTCAGCGGGCGGCATCGCCGCAGACCACCGCCGGAAAATCGTCGGCCGGGACCGGGCGGCCGAGCAGGTAGCCCTGCAGCGAATCGCAGCCGAGCCGGGTCAGGAATTCCTGCTGCGCCGGCGTTTCGACGCCTTCGGCGACGATGCTGAGGTTCAGCGTCTGGCCGAGCGCGACGATGGCCGAGACGATCGCCGCGTCGTCGCTGTCGTGCGCCAGTTCGTTGACGAAGCCGCGGTCGATCTTCAGCTCGTTCGCCGGCAACCGCTTCAGGTACAGCAGGCTCGAGTAGCCGGTGCCGAAATCGTCGATCGAAATCCCGACCCCCATCGCCGCCAGCTGCCGCAGGATGACAAGGCTGGCTTCGGCGTCGCGCATCGCCGTGGTTTCGGTGATCTCGAGCGTCAGGTGCTGAGGCGCCAGGCCGTGGCGCTCCAGTGCGCCGGCAACCGTCTGCGGCAGGCTGGCGTGGGCGAACTGCAGCGCCGAGAGGTTGACCGAGATCGACCAGTCACGGCCTGCGTCGCGCCAGACGCGCATCTGCCGGCAGGCCTCGTTGAGCACCCAGTCGCCGATCTGCAGCACGAGGCCCGAGCGCTCGGCCTGGTCGAGAAAGGCTTCCGGGCTGATCAGGCCGCGCTGCGGATGGTTCCAGCGCAGCAAGGCTTCGGCGCCGACGACGCGGGCGTTCGGTGCGCTGAACTTGGGCTGGTAGTGCAGCAACAGTTCGCCGCGGCTCAATGCCAGCCGCAGATCGTGCATCAGTTGCAGCTGCGCCTGCGCGTTGGCGTTCATCGATGCTTCGAAGAAGCAGTAGCCGTTCCGGCCGGTGTCCTTGGCGTGGTACATCGCCGCGTCGGCATTGGCCATCAGCTCGCGCTGCTCGATACCGTCGTCGGGGAAGAGGGCGATGCCGATGCTGGCCGACACGCTCAGCGCGTGGCGCTGGACCGTGAACGGCTGGTCGATCGCGTCGACGAGCTTTTCGGCGACCGACGCGGCGTCCTGCGGGCCGCCGAGCTCGAGAATGAGCACGAATTCGTCGCCGCCGAGCCGGGCAATCGTGTCCTGCGCGCGCACGCCGCGGCGGATCCGGTCGGCGACCTCGATCAGCAGCCCGTCGCCGACGTGATGGCCGTAGGCGTCGTTGACCGCCTTGAAGCCGTCGAGGTCCATGAACATCAGCGCGAAGCGGCCATGCTCGCGCCCGGCCTTGCGGATCGCCTGTTCGAGCCGGTCTTCGAGCAGCAGCCGGTTGGGCAGCTTGGTCAGGTTGTCGTGCAGCGCCAGGTGCATCAGCTCGTGGTTGGCTTCCGCCAGCGACGCGGCCAGCACCGCGGTGCGCGCGGCCATGCGGCTGTCGAGCACGGACACCATCAGCGCGAATGCCAGCACCGCCAGCGTCACGACGATGACCAGCATCGCCAGCCAGCTGGTGCTGATGCCGCTGTTGGCGGCGGCGCAGAAGCTGCCGAGCGGGAACTGCGCGGCGGCCATGCCGGTATAATGCATGCCGACGATGGCCAGCCCCATGACCACGGCCGCGCCGCAACGGATCAGCTTGACGTGCGGCGACGCGAAACGCAGCCGGAACGCGATCCACAGCGCCGCGCCCGACGCGGCGACGGCGATGACGATCGACAGCACGAACAGCGACGGCACGTAGCGGATGCCGGGCAGCATGCGCATTGCCGCCATGCCGGTGTAGTGCATCGCGGCGATGCCGGCGCCCATCAGCAGGGCGCCGAGCGCCAGCCGCCCCCAGGGCAGCGTCTGCTGGCAGACCAGCCACAGCGCGAACGCCGACGCCGCAATGGCGATCAGCAGCGATGCAAAGGTGATCGGCAGGTCGTAGCCGAGCGGGATCGGCAGGCTGAAGGCCAGCATGCCGATGAAATGCATCGACCAGATGCCCAGCCCCATTGCGAACGCCCCGCCGGTGAGCCACCAGCGCGCGGCACGGCCTTGCGCCGTCGCGACCCGGCCGGCCATGTCCAGTGCGGTGTACGAGGCGAGAATGGCGACCAGCAGCGAGCAAAGAACAAGAACATCGTTGTAGCTATTACTTAACACCAGCATGTCCTTGTGTGCGACAAA
This window of the Jeongeupia sp. USM3 genome carries:
- a CDS encoding bifunctional diguanylate cyclase/phosphodiesterase, whose translation is MLVLSNSYNDVLVLCSLLVAILASYTALDMAGRVATAQGRAARWWLTGGAFAMGLGIWSMHFIGMLAFSLPIPLGYDLPITFASLLIAIAASAFALWLVCQQTLPWGRLALGALLMGAGIAAMHYTGMAAMRMLPGIRYVPSLFVLSIVIAVAASGAALWIAFRLRFASPHVKLIRCGAAVVMGLAIVGMHYTGMAAAQFPLGSFCAAANSGISTSWLAMLVIVVTLAVLAFALMVSVLDSRMAARTAVLAASLAEANHELMHLALHDNLTKLPNRLLLEDRLEQAIRKAGREHGRFALMFMDLDGFKAVNDAYGHHVGDGLLIEVADRIRRGVRAQDTIARLGGDEFVLILELGGPQDAASVAEKLVDAIDQPFTVQRHALSVSASIGIALFPDDGIEQRELMANADAAMYHAKDTGRNGYCFFEASMNANAQAQLQLMHDLRLALSRGELLLHYQPKFSAPNARVVGAEALLRWNHPQRGLISPEAFLDQAERSGLVLQIGDWVLNEACRQMRVWRDAGRDWSISVNLSALQFAHASLPQTVAGALERHGLAPQHLTLEITETTAMRDAEASLVILRQLAAMGVGISIDDFGTGYSSLLYLKRLPANELKIDRGFVNELAHDSDDAAIVSAIVALGQTLNLSIVAEGVETPAQQEFLTRLGCDSLQGYLLGRPVPADDFPAVVCGDAAR
- a CDS encoding DMT family transporter encodes the protein MNRYALCLIASMLMVGSNVGIGKAIVATMPVLLFALLRFVVGVSVLLPVFRLSRLRRVSRAEWFNLFLQALFGTFLFTLLMLYGVRHTSALAAGVITSTIPAVVILLAWAVLRETPSRRALLAVALAMGGVLIVNVARGGGSDGGSLLGNLLVLGAVCCESLYVILSRRLTQTLPAIEICAYTHAIGLLLMLPFGVSAAWSFDFASVDAGTWALVLWYGLAASVFSFWLWMKGIRHVPGQLAGVFTAVLPVAAAGYGIVFLGEQPTLVHGIALACVLAGIVIASLQAPARPMLPDDDAPPQRAASPQTTAGKSSAGTGRPSR
- the nadC gene encoding carboxylating nicotinate-nucleotide diphosphorylase, with amino-acid sequence MSHPLPSHELIAANVAAALAEDVGERDWTAELIAAGARGRATVLAREDAVVCGIAWFDEVFRQLDPDVSVQWRVAEGERVSADTLLCELTGPARSLLTGERSALNFLQLLSAVATETRRYADIVAGTAASVLDTRKTLPGLRRAQKYAVLVGGGANQRIGLYDGILIKENHIMAAGGIAEALAAAQALAPAGVSIQIEVESLLELDAALAAGAASVLLDNFTLPQMADAVALSGGRALLEASGGVDLDTLRAIAETGVDRISVGKLTKDVRAIDLSMRFVL